A portion of the Sulfuriferula sp. AH1 genome contains these proteins:
- a CDS encoding mitochondrial fission ELM1 family protein, with amino-acid sequence MSSRVAWVLSNDVVGMDNQSFGLVEALGLDCIKKRIVPAAPWKYLPPGLWLLPLKFLGEGSDALQPPWPDVVIGTGRLNVAVAVAIKRASGGRTLNIRIQNPQIDLRQFDLIVAPQHDHCRGDNVLETLGAVNRVTQARLDSAAQQFAPQFVGLPRPLIGVLLGGTNKRYVIDAAFAHDLADKLILTLKQHGGSVLITPSRRTDAAAVGVLRERLAQYSAVIWDGTGENPYFAYLALADYLVVTADSVNMASEASFTGRPVFVAGLTGGKGKFEDFHRSLQARGCTRPFTGELTHWHYEPLDETYRVANEIKHRLGW; translated from the coding sequence ATGTCGAGCCGTGTCGCATGGGTACTGTCAAATGATGTCGTTGGCATGGATAATCAGTCGTTTGGCCTGGTTGAGGCCTTGGGCCTCGACTGTATCAAAAAACGCATTGTTCCCGCAGCACCCTGGAAATACCTGCCGCCCGGTTTATGGCTGTTGCCGCTAAAATTCCTGGGCGAAGGCAGCGATGCTTTGCAGCCTCCTTGGCCGGATGTGGTGATCGGTACAGGGCGGCTCAATGTGGCGGTCGCGGTTGCCATTAAACGAGCCAGCGGCGGCCGGACGCTGAACATCCGTATCCAGAATCCGCAAATCGATCTGCGTCAATTTGATTTGATCGTCGCGCCGCAACACGACCATTGCCGCGGCGACAATGTGCTGGAAACGCTGGGCGCGGTGAACAGGGTTACACAGGCCCGGCTGGATAGTGCAGCGCAACAGTTCGCGCCGCAATTTGTCGGCCTGCCACGGCCATTGATCGGCGTTCTGCTGGGCGGCACCAATAAACGTTATGTGATCGATGCGGCCTTTGCCCATGATCTGGCGGACAAGCTGATTCTGACATTGAAGCAACATGGCGGCAGTGTGCTGATTACGCCGTCGCGGCGCACCGATGCTGCGGCGGTAGGGGTATTGCGTGAGCGCTTGGCACAATATTCGGCAGTGATCTGGGATGGTACGGGTGAAAACCCGTATTTCGCCTATCTGGCGCTGGCTGATTATCTGGTGGTGACTGCGGATTCGGTCAATATGGCGTCCGAAGCCAGTTTCACCGGCAGGCCGGTTTTTGTAGCCGGTCTGACTGGCGGCAAAGGCAAGTTTGAAGATTTTCACCGAAGTTTACAGGCCCGTGGTTGCACCCGTCCGTTTACGGGTGAGTTAACGCATTGGCACTATGAGCCGCTAGATGAAACATATCGCGTGGCAAATGAAATCAAGCACAGGTTAGGATGGTAA